Within the bacterium genome, the region TCAAAATTATTACGGGGCGGACGGTGCCGCGGGGCGGCCTGCCCACCGACGTCGGCGCCCTGGTCCAGAACGTGGAGACGCTCTACAACCTGGCCCACGCGCACGGAACGCCGGTGACCGAAAAGTGGGTCTGCGTCGTCGGGGCGGTGGAGCGGCCCCTCGTGACCGTCGTCCCCCTCGGCTACCCGGCGGCGAGCCTGTTGGAAATAGCTGAACCCGAGCCGGGCGCGGTGGTCCTCGAGGGCGGCCCGGCCATGGGGGCTATCATTGAGCCAAAAGAAGCCCACGTCGCCAAGACCACGGCGGGCTACACCGTCCTGCCCGCCGACTCGCCGGTCGTCGCGCACCTGCGGGGCACGTTGGCGGTGAACCGCCGCCGGTCGCTCACCGCCTGCATCCAGTGCCAACTCTGCACGGACCACTGCCCGCGCTGGCTCACCGGCCAGGAGGTCCGGCAGCACCTGTGGATGCGCGCGCTGTGCCTTGGCCTGGGCTTCGATAAGCTGGCGGGCGACCGAATAGGATGTCCACTCGTTGCCGTGGATCGCGGCGAAG harbors:
- a CDS encoding electron transport complex protein RnfC, which produces MTAAHKALDLAREAGIVGAGGGGFPTHVKLSLPAEIVIANAAECEPLMAKDSALVEHGAEIVLQGLKLAGETVGAKRLVVAAKPKRERAWRALEDAVGDGMELFPLPDAYPVGDEVTLVKIITGRTVPRGGLPTDVGALVQNVETLYNLAHAHGTPVTEKWVCVVGAVERPLVTVVPLGYPAASLLEIAEPEPGAVVLEGGPAMGAIIEPKEAHVAKTTAGYTVLPADSPVVAHLRGTLAVNRRRSLTACIQCQLCTDHCPRWLTGQEVRQHLWMRALCLGLGFDKLAGDRIGCPLVAVDRGE